The following coding sequences are from one Humulus lupulus chromosome X, drHumLupu1.1, whole genome shotgun sequence window:
- the LOC133807295 gene encoding uncharacterized protein LOC133807295, giving the protein MDRFMENKGDEENEKNTAATKMTPTSAKEHRNQVCLDIGRFFFENGIPFNCARSPSYFNMLRSVGNYGRGLKAPTMHEMRTWILKEEEKTTSEIVNEIKATWKRTGVSLLSDGWSDMRNRSLINFLVNNPYGTVFLKTIDASDCVKDAQKLFELLDDVVEEIGEDIVIQVVTDNASAYKAAGRLLMEKRKSLYWTPCAAHCIDLMLEKIGELPQHKNALLKAKRVSNFIHNHQWVLSLTRKFAKKDLLRPAVTRFATAFLTLESMHQLKQSLQMMFVSKEWSSCAWAKKPEGKAVKKIIMNDNTFWPSVVYSIKTTKPLVNVLRIVDGERTPAMGFIYGAMDEAKEKIAKNLDGDVSSYKEIWEIIDQKWEFQLHRDLHATAYYLNPRFRWSPNVSEHPEIKTGLYKCMDRLIKDQETYVKVDAQLDEYKYKRGLFGFRSSLSRPPGEYLNFYLIFCFIIVYINIIK; this is encoded by the coding sequence ATGGATCGATTTATGGAGAATAAAGGagatgaggaaaatgaaaaaaataccgCTGCCACAAAAATGACTCCAACGAGTGCTAAAGAGCATCGAAATCAAGTATGTTTAGATATTGGGAGATTCTTTTTTGAGAATGGGATCCCATTTAATTGTGCAAGAAGCCCATCATATTTCAATATGTTGCGTTCGGTTGGGAATTATGGTCGAGGATTGAAAGCTCCAACAATGCATGAAATGAGGACTTGGATactaaaagaagaagagaagacaacATCCGAAATTGTGAATGAGATCAAAGCAACATGGAAACGAACAGGGGTTTCATTATTATCAGATGGTTGGTCAGATATGAGAAATAGGAGTCTGATCAATTTTCTAGTTAACAATCCCTATGGGACTGTTTTTTTGAAAACTATTGATGCATCAGATTGTGTAAAAGATGCACAAAAATTGTTTGAATTGCTTGATGATGTTGTTGAAGAAATTGGAGAAGATATTGTCATTCAGGTGGTCACAGATAATGCAAGTGCATACAAGGCCGCTGGAAGATTATTAATGGAGAAGAGAAAAAGTTTGTATTGGACTCCGTGTGCTGCTCATTGTATTGATTTGATGCTTGAGAAAATTGGAGAATTGCCACAACATAAAAATGCTTTGCTTAAAGCAAAGAGAGTTAGCAATTTCATCCATAACCATCAATGGGTGTTGAGTTTAACAAGAAAATTTGCAAAGAAAGATCTTCTTCGACCAGCTGTCACACGATTCGCCACTGCCTTTCTAACTTTAGAAAGTATGCATCAATTGAAGCAATCACTACAAATGATGTTTGTTTCAAAAGAATGGTCAAGTTGTGCATGGGCAAAGAAACCTGAAGGGAAAGCTGTGAAGAAAATCATAATGAATGATAATACATTTTGGCCTAGTGTGGTTTATTCCATAAAAACCACAAAGCCCCTTGTGAATGTTTTAAGAATAGTTGATGGTGAGAGGACACCGGCAATGGGATTTATTTATGGTGCTATGGATGAGGCAAAAGAAAAGATAGCAAAGAACTTAGATGGAGACGTGTCTTCATATAAGGAGATTTGGGAGATCATTGATCAAAAGTGGGAGTTTCAATTGCATCGCGACTTGCATGCAACTGCATATTACTTGAATCCTCGATTCAGATGGAGTCCCAATGTTTCCGAGCATCCAGAGATTAAAACTGGTTTGTATAAGTGCATGGATAGACTCATCAAGGACCAAGAAACATATGTGAAGGTCGATGCCCAACTTGATGAGTATAAATACAAGCGAGGATTGTTTGGCTTCAGATCATCCTTATCACGTCCACCTGGTGAATACTTAAACTTTTATctcattttttgttttattatagtttatattaatattataaaataa